From the genome of Paenibacillus sp., one region includes:
- a CDS encoding DinB family protein — MKTEVRVQDALKAVVVNSKHRMISHYLPKLLICLGELDDPMLWFKDRESNSIGGIVLHILEHVRSNREWAADGAVSFSTGIEDYFPEPDFSCEELMDIVSREFRAWGDALAAADPSRIPIHSLLHLVEHTGYHLGQIVDRAQRYSGSRFQFFQSGINEKALLAAIERDL, encoded by the coding sequence ATGAAAACGGAAGTACGCGTGCAGGATGCTTTGAAAGCGGTTGTCGTCAACTCGAAACATCGAATGATCAGCCATTATCTTCCGAAACTGTTGATTTGTTTGGGCGAGCTGGACGATCCTATGCTGTGGTTCAAAGACCGGGAGAGCAACTCGATCGGCGGAATCGTGCTGCACATCTTGGAGCATGTTCGCAGTAATCGGGAATGGGCTGCGGACGGCGCAGTATCGTTCTCGACGGGCATCGAGGACTATTTTCCGGAACCGGACTTCTCGTGCGAAGAGCTGATGGACATCGTCAGCCGCGAATTCCGGGCATGGGGAGACGCGCTGGCGGCGGCCGATCCGTCGCGCATTCCGATCCATTCGCTGCTCCACTTGGTCGAGCATACGGGGTATCATTTGGGCCAAATCGTCGACCGCGCTCAGCGGTATTCGGGGAGCCGCTTCCAATTTTTCCAGAGCGGCATTAACGAGAAGGCATTGCTAGCGGCGATCGAACGAGATTTATAG
- a CDS encoding aminoglycoside phosphotransferase family protein — protein MRRIGSGRTADIFLQQDGTALKLFRAGVPAWAVQDEYYNALAAYRRGIRSPEPRGIAALLGRRGIVYEYVPGETLLRAMMSGHGFDRNPARTMAIVHREIHAQSGEGMRRKQKDVMIRHIRNAADLSAEEKDGIVRRLSELPDGTSVCHGDFHPDNIVVGGSVRVIDWMTAVVGSPAADVARTMLLFAYGTMPEEAPDEAKAFIERNRKRMKHEYAAQYAALSGIKPDEVERWMLPVAAARLDERIPARERSELLQLVRTLLRT, from the coding sequence ATGAGACGGATCGGCAGCGGGCGTACGGCGGACATTTTTCTGCAGCAGGACGGCACGGCGTTGAAGCTGTTTCGCGCAGGGGTTCCGGCCTGGGCGGTGCAGGACGAATACTACAATGCGTTGGCGGCGTATCGGCGGGGCATCCGGAGTCCCGAGCCTCGGGGCATCGCGGCGCTCCTCGGGCGGCGGGGGATCGTCTACGAGTACGTCCCCGGAGAGACGCTGCTGCGCGCCATGATGTCGGGGCACGGATTCGACCGCAACCCGGCGCGGACGATGGCGATCGTTCATCGCGAAATCCACGCGCAGTCGGGAGAGGGCATGAGACGGAAGCAGAAAGACGTCATGATCCGGCACATTCGGAACGCCGCCGACCTGTCCGCCGAGGAGAAGGACGGCATCGTCCGGAGGCTGTCCGAGCTGCCCGACGGCACCAGCGTCTGCCACGGCGATTTCCACCCCGATAACATCGTGGTCGGCGGGAGCGTGCGCGTCATCGATTGGATGACGGCCGTCGTCGGCAGCCCGGCGGCGGACGTCGCTCGGACGATGCTTCTGTTCGCGTACGGTACGATGCCCGAGGAAGCGCCGGATGAGGCGAAAGCGTTCATCGAGCGGAATCGGAAGCGGATGAAGCATGAATACGCGGCGCAATATGCGGCGCTGTCCGGCATAAAGCCGGATGAAGTCGAAAGGTGGATGCTGCCCGTCGCCGCGGCGCGGCTGGACGAACGGATTCCGGCGAGGGAGCGGTCGGAGCTGCTGCAGCTCGTCAGAACGCTGCTTCGCACATAA
- a CDS encoding HAD family hydrolase translates to MIDGYWLEEGIANEIVAIGRNHGVSPYLFLLDADQRERVYHEKLVSFGMLEFRKSRRNDPRFRQVETVECSKDECTLALTYIDELDRLLPFKEEAEAAFGGRLHCHLMKDYYIENQYFLEFGHPLASKSEGLQLWAKHMGADPAEICVFGDHVNDLGLFEAGGRRIAVANSHEEILKLADEVIDSNDEDGVAKYIDRFMIRQLKK, encoded by the coding sequence GTGATCGACGGGTATTGGCTGGAGGAGGGGATTGCGAACGAAATCGTCGCCATCGGGAGAAACCATGGGGTTTCGCCGTACCTCTTTTTGCTGGACGCCGATCAACGCGAGCGCGTATACCATGAGAAGTTGGTTTCTTTCGGTATGCTGGAATTTCGGAAAAGCCGCCGGAACGATCCTCGGTTCCGCCAGGTAGAAACGGTCGAATGCTCGAAAGACGAATGTACATTGGCGCTGACGTATATCGACGAACTGGACCGATTGCTGCCGTTCAAAGAGGAAGCGGAAGCGGCTTTCGGCGGCCGGCTGCACTGCCATCTAATGAAAGATTACTATATCGAGAATCAGTATTTTCTAGAGTTCGGGCACCCGCTTGCGTCTAAGTCGGAAGGCTTACAGTTGTGGGCGAAGCATATGGGGGCGGATCCGGCGGAAATTTGCGTATTCGGGGACCATGTGAACGATCTTGGCCTGTTCGAAGCGGGTGGAAGAAGAATCGCGGTCGCGAATTCGCATGAGGAAATTTTAAAGCTCGCCGATGAGGTCATCGACAGCAACGACGAAGACGGCGTGGCGAAATATATCGATAGATTTATGATAAGGCAGTTAAAGAAGTAA
- a CDS encoding GrpB family protein produces the protein MSEEIIICEYSDEWPRSFRDIGSRLRASLGEAALRIDHIGSTAVSGLAAKPVVDIQITVRRLEPIEAYKAAVEAAGFVHRPENPDLTKRYFRESPGDRRTHIHVRADGSWSQQCALLFRDYLRVHPEACVEYAAAKRELAAAFRGDRSAYVEAKEPVVWAILRKASAWSQRVGWTPGETDH, from the coding sequence ATGTCCGAGGAGATCATCATTTGCGAATATAGCGACGAATGGCCGCGCTCGTTTCGGGACATCGGGTCGAGGCTGCGAGCGTCGTTAGGGGAGGCCGCGCTTCGCATCGACCATATCGGCTCGACCGCTGTGTCGGGACTCGCGGCGAAACCGGTCGTCGACATCCAAATTACGGTTCGCCGGTTGGAGCCGATCGAGGCGTACAAAGCGGCGGTGGAAGCCGCCGGCTTCGTGCACAGGCCGGAGAATCCGGATTTGACGAAGCGGTATTTCAGGGAGTCGCCCGGAGACCGCAGAACGCATATCCACGTTCGCGCAGACGGAAGTTGGTCGCAGCAGTGCGCGCTGTTATTCAGGGACTACCTTCGGGTCCATCCGGAGGCTTGCGTCGAATATGCCGCAGCGAAACGAGAGCTCGCGGCCGCGTTCCGAGGCGACAGGTCGGCGTACGTCGAGGCGAAGGAGCCGGTCGTATGGGCGATCTTGCGCAAGGCGTCCGCTTGGAGCCAGCGCGTCGGCTGGACGCCGGGAGAGACGGATCATTGA
- a CDS encoding 4-oxalocrotonate tautomerase family protein: MPYINLQITKGATREQKEQVVREFTDTLVRVLGKKPEHTHIVIQEIEEENWGFAGMLTDDYLKSLNRKVD, from the coding sequence ATGCCGTATATTAACCTTCAAATTACAAAGGGCGCGACACGAGAGCAGAAAGAACAAGTCGTAAGGGAGTTTACAGACACGTTGGTGCGCGTGTTAGGGAAAAAGCCGGAGCACACGCATATCGTAATTCAGGAAATCGAAGAAGAAAACTGGGGCTTCGCCGGCATGCTGACGGACGATTACCTGAAGTCGCTGAACCGGAAGGTCGATTGA
- a CDS encoding HAD family hydrolase has translation MHRIFITDLDGTLLRSDQTLSDYTVDVLNAAMQEEDCIVSFATARGFVSAIGVVSPVAWKYPAILYNGALL, from the coding sequence TTGCACCGGATATTCATTACCGATCTCGACGGCACGCTGTTGCGGTCGGACCAGACGCTTTCCGATTATACGGTCGACGTACTGAACGCCGCGATGCAGGAAGAGGATTGCATCGTAAGTTTTGCAACAGCCCGAGGGTTCGTCAGCGCGATCGGCGTGGTGTCGCCTGTAGCTTGGAAGTACCCGGCGATTTTGTACAATGGGGCTCTCCTGTAG
- a CDS encoding GNAT family N-acetyltransferase → MSDAAVVLVKPSMEYREEYLSFYTEWKASGEEMVPWVIEREPTDFESMLAFLSNHERGVELPDGWVPDSTLWLVDERGRVIGAVNIRHRLTEWLLRAGGHIGMGIRPSERRRGYGKAMLELALAEAKRLGIERALLVCDADNAASERTIVGCGGVRDEDFVEADGRVFKRYWIRT, encoded by the coding sequence ATGAGCGACGCTGCCGTTGTTTTAGTAAAGCCTAGCATGGAATATCGGGAAGAGTATCTCTCTTTTTATACAGAATGGAAGGCGTCCGGCGAAGAGATGGTGCCGTGGGTGATCGAACGCGAACCGACCGATTTCGAATCGATGCTCGCGTTTCTATCAAATCACGAGAGAGGCGTCGAGTTGCCCGACGGATGGGTGCCGGATTCGACCTTGTGGCTGGTCGACGAACGAGGCCGGGTGATCGGCGCGGTCAATATCCGGCATCGCTTGACGGAATGGCTGCTCCGCGCGGGCGGCCATATCGGGATGGGCATTCGACCTTCGGAACGGCGCCGCGGCTACGGCAAGGCGATGCTCGAGCTGGCGCTGGCGGAGGCGAAGCGGCTCGGCATCGAGCGGGCGCTGCTCGTGTGCGATGCGGACAACGCCGCCTCCGAGCGCACGATCGTCGGCTGCGGCGGCGTCCGCGACGAGGATTTCGTCGAAGCGGACGGCAGGGTCTTCAAACGATATTGGATTCGGACGTAA
- a CDS encoding RidA family protein has translation MTEIRKVSTGSPWEPVVGYSRAVRVGNVVEVAGTTAMKDGEIVGKGDPYQQTVHILRTIEEALRQVGARLEDVVRTRMYVTDISQWEQIGKAHGEFFRNIRPAATMVEVKALIDPELLVEIEAQAIVREGGRG, from the coding sequence ATGACGGAAATTAGGAAGGTTTCGACCGGTTCGCCGTGGGAGCCGGTCGTCGGTTATTCCCGCGCCGTCCGAGTCGGGAACGTCGTCGAGGTAGCGGGAACGACGGCGATGAAGGACGGGGAGATCGTCGGGAAAGGCGACCCGTATCAGCAAACGGTCCACATACTCCGCACGATCGAAGAAGCGCTGCGCCAAGTCGGCGCCCGGCTGGAGGATGTGGTGAGGACGCGCATGTACGTGACCGACATTTCGCAATGGGAGCAAATCGGCAAAGCGCACGGCGAGTTTTTCCGAAACATTCGCCCTGCCGCGACGATGGTGGAAGTGAAAGCGCTGATCGATCCGGAGCTGCTCGTCGAAATCGAAGCGCAAGCGATCGTGCGCGAGGGCGGCAGGGGCTGA